The following coding sequences lie in one Streptomyces xiamenensis genomic window:
- a CDS encoding PadR family transcriptional regulator, which produces MSIRYGLLALLDYGPKYGSQLRAEFESRTGATWPLNIGQVYTTLGRLERDTLIEPAGERDGKQQRYRITEAGRRELAEWYRQPVDRTHPSRDELAIKLAMAVGTQGVDVAGIIQAQRRHTLKAMQDYTRLKAQALADGGPESGEEIAWLLVLEQLIFSAEAEARWLDHCESRLLRLAARRPARPLTGTEPDDNGADENVHHAEHTDHRDHHHITGGSTA; this is translated from the coding sequence ATGTCCATCCGCTACGGCCTGCTGGCCCTCCTCGACTACGGCCCGAAGTACGGTTCCCAGCTGCGCGCCGAATTCGAGTCCCGCACCGGCGCCACCTGGCCGCTCAACATCGGCCAGGTCTACACGACCCTCGGCCGCCTCGAACGTGACACGCTCATCGAGCCCGCCGGTGAACGCGACGGCAAGCAGCAGCGCTACCGCATCACCGAGGCCGGCCGCCGCGAGCTCGCCGAATGGTACCGGCAGCCCGTCGACCGCACCCACCCCTCCCGCGACGAACTCGCCATCAAGCTCGCCATGGCCGTGGGCACCCAGGGCGTCGACGTGGCCGGCATCATCCAGGCCCAGCGCCGCCACACCCTCAAGGCCATGCAGGACTACACCCGCCTCAAGGCCCAGGCGCTCGCCGACGGCGGCCCCGAGTCCGGCGAGGAGATCGCCTGGCTGCTGGTCCTGGAACAACTCATCTTCTCCGCCGAGGCCGAGGCACGCTGGCTGGACCACTGCGAGTCCCGACTGCTGCGCCTCGCGGCCCGGCGCCCCGCGAGGCCGCTGACCGGGACCGAGCCCGATGACAACGGCGCCGACGAAAACGTCCACCACGCAGAGCACACCGATCACCGAGATCACCACCACATCACCGGGGGAAGCACCGCATGA
- a CDS encoding ABC transporter permease family protein has translation MNRTLNRWRLGLRIARRDALRAKGRSALVVAMIALPILGVAGADLAVRTNQLSTEESLARQIGTADAEYQVYEAGVPIMQHPTNDDLWSSSWEEDDNPRGEEPEAGTEPTDFRVEDHLPDGATVLRERVGYADVTTDYGIMWADIQETDPADPLSRGKYTLLSGEWPTGPGEVAATEQFLRDSGLRVGEDVELPEIDRTVRITGSYELPNDLKSTELLALNDTLLPLLPREDGGDDTRYLVAVDGGVSWDTVMEANTHGLKVLSRQVHLNPPADSEIPLVQRADYHRWGSGGEAELYAVLGVAVALVVLEICLLAGPAFAVGARRSRRQLGLVGSNGGDQAQLRAIMLSSGVVLGAVAAVVGIILGILAVFLARPFLENMNGARFGAWDFRWAELLGVAAFAVFIGTLAALIPAINASRSSVLESLTGTKGVRRGSRALPIAGTIALVGGIALALFGGLSMSSIVLVGVGAVIAELGLVALTPLLVGGFGRLARFLPLSGRLAMRDAARNRGRTAPAVAAVLAATAGAVAVATIIASGEADQRAGYIPDLPDGTVALTVWNAGESQLDPLRAAADKTLPVTDRADLSSAMPALPSCGSGARDEWGNNLADCYIEVVTPPEKVCPLWEDDADHTEEETRELRQDERCMWNNDGGWGLSNLGSIAVGDATILKVLGIDRPEYRETLENGGALIFDTNRIDDDGTVTLHLYDNWDSEKPTDVAVLPDSRLVEGNGYGIDALITPETAEKAGLATTFAGSYYATSHVPTSAEEQAFRGEIDDLTLASTDWRIENGFKADNSMAMLIIALAASVIALGAAGIATGLAQADSEADLATLAAVGAAPRIRRTLSGLQCGLIAAMGVVLGCLSGLVPAVGLVLANHQDRLSWWKEDIAAGWDAGERPELHLALPWETFGQLIVVVPLIALVFAALLTRSRVTLARRAG, from the coding sequence GTGAATCGCACGCTCAACCGCTGGCGGCTCGGACTGCGCATCGCCCGCCGCGACGCGCTGCGCGCCAAGGGCCGCAGCGCCCTGGTCGTGGCCATGATCGCGCTGCCCATCCTGGGCGTGGCCGGCGCCGACCTGGCCGTGCGCACCAACCAGCTCTCCACCGAGGAGAGCCTGGCCCGCCAGATCGGCACCGCCGACGCCGAGTACCAGGTGTACGAGGCCGGTGTCCCGATCATGCAGCACCCGACCAACGACGACCTGTGGTCCTCCTCCTGGGAGGAGGACGACAACCCCCGCGGCGAGGAGCCCGAGGCCGGGACCGAACCCACGGACTTCCGCGTCGAGGACCACCTCCCGGACGGCGCCACCGTGCTGCGCGAACGCGTCGGCTACGCCGACGTCACCACCGACTACGGCATCATGTGGGCCGACATCCAGGAGACGGACCCCGCCGACCCGCTCAGCCGCGGCAAGTACACCCTGCTCAGCGGCGAGTGGCCGACCGGCCCCGGTGAGGTGGCCGCCACCGAGCAGTTCCTGCGGGACAGCGGGCTGCGGGTCGGGGAGGACGTCGAACTCCCCGAGATCGACCGGACCGTCCGCATCACCGGCTCCTACGAGCTGCCCAACGACCTGAAGTCCACCGAGCTGCTGGCGCTCAACGACACGCTGCTGCCGCTGCTGCCCCGCGAGGACGGCGGGGACGACACCCGCTACCTGGTCGCCGTGGACGGGGGCGTCAGCTGGGACACGGTCATGGAGGCCAACACCCACGGGCTGAAGGTGCTCTCCCGCCAGGTGCACCTGAACCCGCCGGCGGACAGCGAGATCCCGCTGGTCCAGCGCGCGGACTACCACCGCTGGGGCTCCGGCGGGGAGGCCGAGCTCTACGCCGTGCTCGGCGTCGCCGTCGCCCTGGTCGTCCTGGAGATCTGCCTGCTGGCCGGACCCGCCTTCGCGGTCGGCGCCCGCCGCTCCCGCCGCCAGCTCGGCCTGGTGGGCTCCAACGGCGGCGATCAGGCCCAGCTGCGCGCCATCATGCTCTCCAGCGGTGTCGTGCTCGGCGCCGTGGCGGCCGTGGTCGGCATCATCCTGGGCATCCTCGCCGTCTTCCTCGCCAGGCCCTTCCTGGAGAACATGAACGGCGCCCGGTTCGGCGCCTGGGACTTCCGCTGGGCGGAACTGCTCGGCGTCGCGGCCTTCGCCGTCTTCATCGGCACCCTGGCCGCCCTCATCCCCGCCATCAACGCCTCCCGCTCCTCCGTCCTGGAATCGCTCACCGGCACCAAGGGCGTGCGCCGCGGCAGCAGGGCGCTGCCGATCGCCGGAACCATCGCCCTCGTCGGCGGCATCGCCCTCGCGCTGTTCGGCGGCCTGTCGATGAGCAGCATCGTGCTGGTCGGTGTCGGCGCCGTCATCGCCGAACTCGGCCTGGTGGCACTCACCCCGCTGCTGGTCGGCGGCTTCGGCCGGCTCGCCCGCTTCCTCCCGCTGTCCGGGCGCCTGGCCATGCGCGACGCCGCCCGCAACCGGGGCCGTACGGCGCCCGCCGTCGCCGCCGTGCTCGCCGCCACCGCAGGTGCGGTCGCGGTGGCCACCATCATCGCCAGCGGCGAGGCGGACCAGCGCGCCGGATACATCCCCGACCTGCCGGACGGCACCGTCGCCCTCACCGTGTGGAACGCCGGCGAGAGCCAGCTGGACCCGCTGCGCGCCGCCGCCGACAAGACACTGCCCGTCACCGATCGCGCCGACCTGTCCTCGGCCATGCCCGCGCTGCCCAGCTGCGGCTCCGGTGCCCGCGACGAATGGGGCAACAACCTCGCCGACTGCTACATCGAGGTGGTCACCCCGCCCGAGAAGGTCTGCCCGCTGTGGGAGGACGACGCGGACCACACCGAGGAGGAGACACGCGAACTCCGCCAGGACGAGCGGTGCATGTGGAACAACGACGGCGGCTGGGGCCTGAGCAACCTCGGCTCGATCGCCGTGGGCGACGCCACGATCCTCAAGGTCCTGGGCATCGACCGCCCCGAGTACCGGGAGACGCTGGAGAACGGCGGGGCCCTGATCTTCGACACCAACCGCATCGACGACGACGGGACCGTCACCCTCCACCTGTACGACAACTGGGACAGCGAGAAGCCCACCGATGTCGCGGTCCTGCCCGACAGCCGGCTCGTGGAGGGCAACGGCTACGGCATCGACGCGCTGATCACCCCGGAGACCGCCGAGAAGGCGGGCCTGGCGACCACGTTCGCCGGCAGCTACTACGCCACCTCGCACGTGCCCACCAGCGCGGAGGAGCAGGCGTTCCGCGGTGAGATCGACGACCTGACGCTCGCCTCCACGGACTGGCGGATCGAGAACGGCTTCAAGGCCGACAACTCGATGGCGATGCTGATCATCGCCCTCGCCGCCTCCGTCATCGCGCTGGGCGCGGCGGGCATCGCCACCGGTCTGGCCCAGGCCGACTCCGAGGCGGACCTGGCCACCCTCGCGGCGGTCGGCGCGGCACCCCGCATCCGGCGTACCCTCTCCGGACTCCAGTGCGGACTGATCGCCGCGATGGGGGTGGTGCTGGGATGCCTGTCGGGGCTCGTCCCGGCGGTGGGCCTGGTACTGGCCAACCACCAGGACCGGCTCAGCTGGTGGAAGGAGGACATCGCCGCCGGCTGGGACGCGGGCGAGCGTCCGGAGCTGCACCTGGCACTGCCGTGGGAGACCTTCGGCCAGCTCATCGTGGTCGTGCCGCTCATCGCGCTGGTCTTCGCCGCGCTGCTCACCCGCTCCCGGGTGACCCTCGCCCGACGCGCGGGGTGA
- a CDS encoding bacterial proteasome activator family protein, which produces MTQPRNEPSQESQNQNPQVLVVGPDGMALAGAAPREGEDGGDEHSEVPVTEMVEQPAKVMRIGSMIKQLLEEVKAAPLDEASRYRLKEIHSSSVKELEEGLAPELVQELERLSLPFTDDRLPTEAELRIAQAQLVGWLEGLFHGIQTALFAQQMAARAQLEQMRRALPPGALPDEGEHPADPHGPARSGPYL; this is translated from the coding sequence ATGACTCAGCCGAGGAATGAACCCTCTCAGGAGAGCCAGAACCAGAACCCACAGGTCCTGGTCGTGGGGCCGGACGGCATGGCGCTCGCCGGTGCCGCCCCGCGCGAGGGCGAGGACGGCGGCGATGAGCACTCCGAGGTTCCCGTGACGGAGATGGTGGAGCAGCCGGCGAAGGTCATGCGGATCGGCAGCATGATCAAGCAGCTGCTGGAAGAGGTCAAGGCGGCCCCGCTGGACGAGGCCAGCCGGTACCGGCTCAAGGAGATCCACTCCAGTTCCGTGAAGGAGCTGGAGGAGGGTCTCGCCCCGGAGCTGGTGCAGGAGCTGGAACGGCTCTCGCTGCCGTTCACGGACGACCGGCTGCCCACCGAGGCGGAGCTGCGGATCGCCCAGGCGCAGCTGGTCGGCTGGCTGGAGGGGCTCTTCCACGGCATCCAGACGGCGCTGTTCGCGCAGCAGATGGCGGCCCGCGCCCAGCTGGAGCAGATGCGCCGGGCGCTGCCGCCCGGGGCGCTGCCGGACGAGGGTGAGCACCCCGCCGATCCGCACGGCCCGGCACGCTCGGGTCCCTACCTCTGA
- a CDS encoding ABC transporter ATP-binding protein gives MTSPNTTANGSTPVLELRALSRVHGTGVTTVRALDNIDLTVRAGEFVAVMGPSGSGKSTLLTLAGGLDTASSGQVLIEGTDLGALTKSRLAKIRRTSIGYVFQDYNLIPALTAAENIALPRELDGISARAARKEALAALEEINLVEVADRFPDEMSGGQRQRVAIARALVGDRRLVLSDEPTGALDSETGEAVLALLRKRCDQGAAGVMVTHESRYAAWADRVVFLRDGSMVDQTVSPSAESLLTGEVAQ, from the coding sequence ATGACCAGCCCGAACACCACCGCCAACGGCAGCACGCCCGTCCTGGAGCTGCGCGCCCTCAGCCGCGTGCACGGCACCGGCGTCACCACCGTCCGGGCACTGGACAACATCGACCTCACCGTCCGGGCCGGTGAATTCGTCGCCGTCATGGGCCCCTCCGGCTCCGGCAAGTCCACCCTGCTCACCCTGGCCGGCGGTCTGGACACCGCCTCCAGCGGCCAGGTCCTCATCGAGGGCACCGACCTCGGCGCCCTCACCAAGAGCCGGCTCGCCAAGATCCGGCGCACCAGCATCGGCTACGTCTTCCAGGACTACAACCTCATCCCGGCCCTCACCGCGGCCGAGAACATCGCGCTCCCCCGCGAACTCGACGGCATATCCGCCCGCGCCGCCCGCAAGGAAGCCCTCGCCGCGCTGGAGGAGATCAACCTCGTCGAGGTCGCCGACCGCTTCCCCGACGAGATGTCCGGCGGCCAGCGCCAGCGCGTCGCCATCGCCCGCGCCCTCGTCGGCGACCGCCGCCTGGTCCTGTCCGACGAGCCCACCGGCGCCCTCGACTCCGAGACCGGCGAGGCCGTGCTCGCCCTGCTGCGCAAGCGCTGTGACCAGGGCGCGGCCGGGGTCATGGTCACCCACGAGTCCCGGTACGCGGCCTGGGCCGATCGCGTCGTCTTCCTGCGCGACGGCTCCATGGTCGACCAGACCGTCTCCCCGTCCGCCGAGTCGCTGCTCACCGGCGAGGTGGCGCAGTGA